Proteins from a single region of Chryseomicrobium sp. FSL W7-1435:
- a CDS encoding glycine C-acetyltransferase, which produces MSKSLDTFLEKNLNELKEQGLYNEIDPVEGPNGAIITIGGKELINLSSNNYLGLATNDELKRIAKEATDKYGVGAGAVRTINGTLDLHVKLEEKLAEFKGTEAAISYQSGFNCNMAAISGVMDKNDAILSDQLNHASIIDGCRLSRAKIIAYNHNDMDDLRAKAKAAKESGLYNKIMVITDGVFSMDGDLAKLPEIVEIAREFDLITYVDDAHGSGVMGKGKGTVKHFGLEKEIDFQIGTLSKAIGVVGGYVAGSKQLIDWLKVRSRPFLFSTALPPGDVAAITAAIQMLIDSTELHDKLWDNGNYLKAGLEKLGFDIGHSETPITPTIIGDEKLTQQFSKRLAEEGVYAKSIVFPTVPKGTGRVRNMPTAAHTKQMLDDALVIYEKVGKELGVIN; this is translated from the coding sequence ATGTCAAAATCACTTGATACCTTTTTAGAGAAAAATTTAAATGAACTAAAAGAGCAAGGTCTTTACAACGAGATCGATCCGGTTGAAGGTCCTAACGGCGCCATCATCACAATCGGCGGAAAAGAATTAATCAACTTGTCCTCTAACAACTACTTAGGGCTTGCGACAAACGATGAGTTAAAACGCATCGCAAAAGAAGCGACAGATAAATACGGCGTAGGAGCAGGTGCTGTTCGTACAATCAACGGAACACTTGACCTTCACGTGAAGCTAGAAGAGAAGCTGGCTGAGTTCAAAGGCACAGAAGCAGCCATCTCTTATCAATCTGGTTTTAACTGCAACATGGCCGCTATCTCGGGTGTGATGGACAAAAACGATGCGATTTTATCGGATCAATTGAACCACGCTTCCATCATCGATGGTTGCCGTCTGTCTCGCGCGAAAATCATTGCTTACAATCACAACGATATGGACGATCTTCGTGCAAAAGCAAAGGCTGCGAAAGAGTCAGGTCTTTACAACAAAATCATGGTTATCACAGATGGCGTGTTCTCAATGGACGGCGATCTTGCAAAACTTCCTGAAATCGTGGAAATCGCACGCGAATTCGACCTTATCACTTATGTGGATGACGCACACGGATCAGGCGTTATGGGTAAAGGAAAAGGGACTGTGAAGCATTTCGGTCTTGAAAAAGAGATCGACTTCCAAATCGGGACGTTATCAAAAGCAATCGGTGTCGTCGGTGGTTACGTAGCCGGTTCAAAACAACTGATTGACTGGTTGAAAGTACGCTCACGTCCATTCTTGTTCTCTACAGCTCTTCCACCAGGGGACGTTGCAGCCATCACAGCAGCTATTCAAATGCTAATTGACTCGACTGAACTTCATGACAAGCTGTGGGACAATGGGAACTACTTGAAAGCGGGCCTTGAAAAACTTGGCTTTGACATCGGTCACTCAGAAACACCAATCACTCCAACCATCATTGGAGACGAGAAGCTGACTCAACAATTCTCGAAACGTTTGGCTGAAGAAGGCGTGTATGCAAAATCAATCGTCTTCCCAACTGTTCCAAAAGGTACTGGCCGCGTGCGCAATATGCCAACAGCTGCTCACACGAAACAAATGCTCGACGACGCTTTGGTAATTTACGAGAAGGTCGGCAAAGAGCTTGGCGTGATTAACTAA
- a CDS encoding L-threonine 3-dehydrogenase, translated as MKKIMITGALGQIGSELITKLRKEYGTDNVLATDIRRIESPIVEEGPFEILDVTNAEEMHRIAKDFGADTMMHMAALLSATAEAKPLLAWNINMGGLVNALEVAREEGMQFFTPSSIGAFGPSTPKVNTPQDTLQRPTTMYGVNKVSGELLCDYYFQKFGVDTRGVRFPGLISYATLPGGGTTDYAVDIYYKALEEGTYTSYIDKGTFMDMMYMPDALQAIVDLMEADPTKLLHRNAFNVTAMSFDPEMLAASIRKELPDFTLNYEVDPVRQAIANSWPDSIDATAARDEWGFKAQFDLDAMTRDMLKQLRAKQQLV; from the coding sequence ATGAAGAAAATCATGATTACCGGAGCCCTTGGTCAAATCGGCTCAGAGCTTATCACCAAGCTTCGCAAAGAGTATGGCACCGACAATGTACTTGCTACAGACATTCGTCGAATTGAGAGCCCAATCGTGGAAGAAGGGCCTTTTGAAATTTTAGATGTAACGAACGCAGAAGAAATGCACCGCATTGCGAAGGACTTTGGTGCGGACACAATGATGCATATGGCGGCACTTCTTTCGGCTACAGCTGAAGCGAAACCATTGCTTGCTTGGAACATCAACATGGGTGGCCTTGTCAATGCACTTGAAGTGGCTCGTGAAGAGGGCATGCAATTCTTCACGCCAAGTTCTATCGGCGCATTCGGTCCTTCGACACCTAAAGTGAATACACCACAAGACACTTTGCAACGTCCAACAACTATGTACGGCGTCAATAAAGTATCCGGGGAACTTCTTTGTGATTACTACTTCCAAAAGTTCGGTGTGGATACACGCGGCGTTCGTTTCCCAGGGTTGATTTCGTATGCGACTTTGCCAGGTGGCGGGACAACAGACTACGCAGTAGACATTTACTATAAAGCGTTAGAGGAAGGGACTTACACTTCTTACATCGACAAAGGCACATTCATGGACATGATGTATATGCCAGATGCCCTGCAAGCAATCGTTGATCTGATGGAAGCTGACCCTACTAAATTGCTGCACCGGAATGCGTTCAACGTAACGGCGATGAGCTTTGATCCGGAAATGTTGGCAGCTTCGATTCGCAAGGAACTTCCAGACTTTACATTGAACTACGAAGTAGACCCGGTTCGCCAAGCGATTGCGAATAGCTGGCCTGATTCTATTGATGCAACGGCAGCTCGTGACGAATGGGGCTTTAAAGCGCAGTTCGACCTAGATGCGATGACACGCGACATGCTTAAGCAACTACGTGCAAAACAACAACTCGTTTAA
- a CDS encoding YjiH family protein encodes MKKKFSLSTWLLFLIPSIVGVVLFMIPLPDGDTMRVPIASFANVLSGWLAPFIQWIALATVAIAAIGSLLFMARPKDDSFASGLFKVTPFWLVVRLVALVYAIMIIFQIGPEPVWNEYTGGLLLEPNEGLVSFLFTIFLFAGLLLPLLLNFGLLEFFGALLVKVMRPLFGLPGRSAVDAVTSWVGDGTIGVLLTARQYEEGFYTKKEAAIIGTTFSVVSITFSIVVIEEVGLGSYFLPFYATVVFAGIVLALIMPRIYPLRGKPETYKDDTPLDLTREELPAHHSVVSYGLENALKKADANRSVSKFFKDGLKTVADMYIGVAPVVLAFGTTALMLAEFTPIFTILGKPFEPLLMLAGLPEASEAAATIVVGFADMFLPAILGASIESEMTRFFIATMSVTQLIYMSEVGGLLLGSKIPVNFKDLLVIFLLRTLIAFPIIAVVAHILF; translated from the coding sequence ATGAAAAAGAAATTTTCTCTTTCCACATGGTTACTGTTTTTAATTCCTTCCATCGTGGGTGTAGTATTATTCATGATTCCACTTCCAGATGGAGACACGATGCGCGTGCCTATCGCTTCGTTTGCTAATGTGCTCTCTGGTTGGTTAGCCCCATTCATTCAATGGATTGCACTTGCCACTGTTGCGATTGCAGCAATCGGTTCACTGCTTTTCATGGCTCGCCCTAAGGATGATTCATTTGCATCGGGTCTATTCAAAGTCACGCCGTTTTGGCTAGTCGTGCGTCTTGTCGCCCTTGTTTATGCCATTATGATCATTTTCCAAATCGGCCCTGAGCCTGTTTGGAACGAATACACAGGTGGACTATTATTAGAACCTAATGAAGGATTGGTGTCATTCCTATTCACCATCTTCCTCTTTGCAGGTCTTTTATTACCACTGCTCTTGAACTTCGGTTTACTTGAATTCTTTGGAGCGCTACTGGTTAAAGTGATGCGTCCTTTATTCGGACTTCCGGGGCGTTCAGCAGTCGATGCTGTCACTTCTTGGGTAGGTGATGGAACAATTGGTGTATTATTGACGGCACGCCAATACGAAGAAGGTTTCTACACGAAGAAAGAAGCGGCTATCATCGGAACGACTTTCTCTGTCGTGTCAATCACATTCAGTATCGTCGTTATTGAAGAAGTCGGTTTAGGCTCTTACTTCTTACCGTTCTATGCAACCGTCGTTTTTGCAGGAATTGTTCTTGCCCTGATTATGCCTCGCATTTACCCACTTCGTGGGAAACCCGAGACGTATAAAGATGACACACCGCTTGACTTGACTCGTGAGGAGCTTCCTGCTCATCATTCGGTCGTTTCTTATGGTCTTGAGAACGCTTTGAAAAAAGCGGACGCTAACCGTTCTGTCTCAAAGTTCTTTAAAGACGGATTGAAAACCGTAGCGGATATGTATATCGGCGTGGCACCAGTCGTACTAGCTTTTGGTACTACTGCCCTAATGCTCGCTGAATTCACACCTATCTTTACGATTTTAGGAAAACCTTTTGAACCGCTGTTGATGCTTGCTGGACTTCCAGAGGCTTCTGAAGCTGCTGCAACGATCGTTGTTGGATTTGCAGATATGTTCTTACCGGCAATTTTAGGAGCGAGTATCGAATCAGAAATGACTCGTTTCTTCATTGCTACTATGTCGGTTACTCAGTTAATCTACATGTCTGAAGTCGGTGGGCTATTACTTGGCTCGAAGATTCCAGTTAACTTTAAAGACTTACTAGTTATTTTCTTACTGCGTACGTTGATTGCTTTCCCGATCATCGCTGTCGTTGCTCATATTTTGTTCTAA
- a CDS encoding YitT family protein yields MKKNYVVRWSVYIIGLLLMALGITLTIKGNYLGIGPWEVLHVALFQLLGLTIGTWSILVGFLLILIVGFIEKRFPLLGTWLNILLIGAFIDVYNWLLPDPESIVVQTVVFVIGIIVMGIGAGTYVAARVGAGPRDSIMMMLVEKTGAKVKTVRTSMEMGVAFLGWLLGGPLGVGTLLIAFGLGQLVHYTLPAVEKLIEKLSGEDFDVKVKAKPSIK; encoded by the coding sequence GTGAAAAAGAATTACGTCGTGCGCTGGAGTGTCTATATAATTGGCCTCTTGTTGATGGCGCTAGGTATAACACTGACGATTAAAGGGAATTATTTAGGAATCGGACCGTGGGAGGTGTTGCACGTCGCGTTGTTCCAATTGTTAGGGTTGACGATTGGCACATGGTCGATACTTGTGGGGTTCCTGCTCATCTTGATTGTCGGCTTCATTGAAAAACGGTTCCCGCTTCTCGGGACATGGCTGAACATCTTGCTGATCGGCGCATTCATTGATGTCTACAACTGGTTGCTTCCTGATCCAGAGTCTATCGTGGTACAAACGGTGGTATTTGTTATCGGAATTATTGTGATGGGTATTGGAGCTGGTACATACGTCGCTGCACGTGTCGGAGCTGGTCCTCGCGACTCGATTATGATGATGCTTGTCGAAAAGACAGGGGCCAAGGTGAAGACGGTCAGGACCTCTATGGAGATGGGTGTTGCCTTTCTAGGATGGCTACTTGGCGGGCCTCTTGGAGTGGGGACACTGTTGATTGCTTTTGGACTGGGTCAACTTGTCCACTACACGTTGCCGGCTGTTGAAAAGCTCATCGAGAAGCTTTCTGGAGAAGACTTCGATGTGAAGGTAAAGGCAAAACCGAGCATTAAATGA
- a CDS encoding sodium:proton antiporter, which translates to MRILDSLLVVLMVIIFLGIFSQWIAWRFRMPAIVIMSIVGLLVGPVFGLINPEASLGDLFNPLISLAVAIILFEGSLNLDFREVRTFSKPLTRIVTLGAFIAWIAGSLAAHFLAGLSLEVAFIIGGLFIVTGPTVILPLLRQAKLKARPAAILKWEGIVVDPFGALLAVFAYEFIKFAGGTITLEAFLLFFGASIFATLLGIGAGWGQGKMMERGMVPEYLKAPMLFAVVLLVFVGSDIIMHETGLLAVTAMGIMMANMHIASINDIRHFKENISVLLISTIFVMLTASLQRETLLAIFDWGILLFVAAMLFVVRPLSIWLATIGTDLHWKEKTLIGWIAPRGIVALTVSGYFAGVLTENGYEDADILTALTFALVFSTVVFHGFSIGWLAKKLDLAASDRPGVLIVGGNEFSAKLGESLKNDGVETLIVDNTWEHLRFARKLDVPTYRGDILSEQTEYTLDFAPYPVMIAATETDAYNALITSNFVPEIGREMLFQTAPYRADKEDYHPSLGGIVLFDESADITTLANRIARGHIIRKTTLTEKFSEEEYLATRPEESLILYIKREDGAVLFWAPKRKLTLKTGDTIVSLAPPVKEMEKAHRKVEQARSETT; encoded by the coding sequence CGATTGTTATCATGTCGATTGTGGGTTTACTAGTGGGCCCTGTGTTTGGACTTATCAATCCGGAAGCAAGTCTTGGTGACTTGTTCAATCCACTGATTTCACTCGCAGTCGCTATTATTTTGTTTGAAGGAAGTTTGAACCTAGACTTCCGAGAAGTACGAACATTTAGCAAACCGTTGACCCGAATTGTTACACTCGGAGCATTTATTGCGTGGATTGCTGGCTCACTTGCAGCTCATTTCCTCGCTGGGTTGTCACTAGAAGTGGCTTTTATAATTGGAGGACTGTTTATAGTCACAGGCCCAACAGTTATTTTGCCGCTTCTGCGACAGGCGAAATTAAAGGCACGACCAGCTGCTATCTTGAAATGGGAAGGCATTGTCGTGGATCCATTTGGAGCGCTCCTTGCCGTTTTCGCCTATGAATTTATCAAATTCGCTGGAGGCACCATTACTCTGGAAGCCTTTTTGTTATTCTTTGGAGCGTCTATATTTGCAACGCTACTGGGGATTGGGGCAGGCTGGGGACAAGGGAAGATGATGGAGCGAGGGATGGTGCCCGAGTATTTAAAGGCGCCAATGCTATTTGCTGTCGTGCTTCTTGTGTTCGTCGGTTCAGATATAATCATGCATGAGACAGGGTTGTTAGCTGTAACAGCTATGGGTATTATGATGGCAAACATGCACATCGCATCCATCAACGATATTCGCCATTTTAAAGAAAACATTTCAGTCTTATTGATTTCAACAATTTTTGTAATGCTGACGGCATCCCTACAACGAGAAACGCTACTAGCTATCTTTGACTGGGGAATCTTATTATTTGTAGCGGCTATGCTATTTGTTGTTCGCCCTTTATCGATTTGGCTAGCAACGATTGGAACAGATCTTCATTGGAAGGAAAAAACGCTCATTGGGTGGATTGCACCAAGAGGAATTGTGGCGTTGACGGTATCGGGTTATTTTGCGGGGGTTCTTACGGAAAATGGCTATGAAGATGCCGATATTCTAACAGCGTTAACATTTGCGTTAGTATTTTCCACTGTTGTTTTTCATGGTTTTTCAATTGGCTGGTTGGCGAAAAAGCTTGACCTCGCAGCTTCGGATCGACCAGGAGTGTTGATTGTGGGAGGAAATGAGTTTAGTGCCAAACTGGGTGAGTCGTTGAAAAACGATGGGGTAGAAACACTGATTGTAGATAATACGTGGGAGCACCTTCGCTTTGCAAGAAAATTGGATGTACCTACGTATCGTGGGGATATTTTGTCGGAGCAGACCGAATACACTCTAGACTTTGCCCCTTATCCCGTGATGATTGCAGCCACAGAGACAGATGCTTATAACGCACTCATCACCTCCAACTTTGTTCCTGAAATCGGTCGGGAAATGTTGTTCCAAACGGCTCCTTATCGTGCGGATAAAGAAGATTATCATCCTTCTCTAGGGGGCATCGTCTTGTTCGATGAGAGCGCTGATATTACTACTTTGGCAAATCGTATTGCACGTGGACATATTATTCGCAAAACAACTCTGACAGAGAAGTTCTCAGAAGAAGAATACTTGGCGACCCGTCCTGAAGAAAGTTTGATCCTCTACATCAAACGAGAAGATGGAGCAGTGCTGTTTTGGGCACCTAAGCGAAAGCTTACTTTAAAAACAGGAGACACCATCGTTTCTCTAGCGCCACCGGTCAAGGAAATGGAAAAAGCGCATAGAAAAGTGGAGCAGGCTCGTTCGGAAACGACATAA
- a CDS encoding DNA topoisomerase III, giving the protein MKKVVLAEKPSVARDIARVLKCTKKGNGFLEGDKYIVTWALGHLVTLADPETYDTKYKSWNLEDLPMMPEKLKLTVIRQSSKQFYAVKSQLERKDVDGWIIATDAGREGELVARWIFAKVNGKKPTQRLWISSVTDKAIKDGFAKLQPGQKYENLFHAAVARSEADWYVGLNATRALTTRFNAQLSAGRVQTPTVAIIAAREEEIKKFTPKTYYGIQAMTKEGLTLTWRDAKSGASRSFDAAKITQLVDAAESKEAIISSLDVKKKKTYSPALYDLTELQRDANKRYGFSAKETLSTMQKLYEQHKVLTYPRTDSRYLSSDIVPTLSERLKACAVSDYRSVANKILTKPIKASSSFVNDAKVSDHHAIIPTEETVNLSAMNDKERKIYDLVVKRFLAVLLPAHEFEQLTVVTKVGPEEFVAKGKTVLQEGWHEVMHLQDEDDEDVAEQRLPKLEKGQKLTIDYVRQTSGQTKPPARFTEATLLSAMENPSGYLEDSSKQLAETLKKTGGLGTVATRADIIEKLFNSFLIEKRGKDLHVTSKGKQLLDLVPSDLRSPEMTAEWETQLEAIATGKKKKDVFITEMKKYTVKIVQEIKSSDAKFKHDNVSSKTCPDCGKPMLEVNGKKGKMLVCQDRECGHRKNVSRVTNARCPQCKKKLELRGEGDGQIFVCKCGHREKLSAFEARRKQQGTGKADKRSVQKFMKEQQQDEPVNNALAEALKGLKFDK; this is encoded by the coding sequence ATGAAAAAAGTAGTTTTAGCAGAAAAACCATCTGTTGCCCGTGACATCGCGCGTGTCCTAAAGTGCACGAAAAAAGGAAACGGCTTTTTAGAAGGTGACAAGTATATCGTCACGTGGGCGCTCGGCCATTTGGTCACACTTGCAGACCCTGAGACCTATGACACCAAATACAAGTCGTGGAATTTAGAAGACCTCCCTATGATGCCGGAAAAATTGAAATTGACGGTCATTCGTCAATCCAGCAAGCAATTTTACGCAGTCAAATCTCAACTAGAACGAAAAGACGTTGATGGCTGGATCATCGCAACCGATGCCGGGCGTGAAGGTGAGCTCGTTGCACGGTGGATATTTGCGAAGGTCAACGGAAAAAAGCCGACTCAACGTTTATGGATTTCTTCTGTCACCGACAAAGCCATCAAAGATGGTTTTGCCAAGCTCCAACCTGGTCAAAAATACGAAAATCTTTTCCACGCCGCAGTCGCTCGTTCTGAAGCAGACTGGTATGTGGGCCTGAATGCAACACGTGCCCTTACTACACGCTTTAATGCACAACTTTCAGCCGGGCGGGTACAGACACCGACTGTCGCTATTATTGCCGCTCGAGAAGAAGAGATTAAAAAGTTTACTCCAAAAACGTATTACGGCATACAAGCTATGACAAAAGAGGGCTTGACCCTGACTTGGCGTGACGCGAAATCTGGAGCAAGCCGATCATTTGATGCAGCTAAAATCACACAGCTCGTGGATGCTGCAGAATCGAAAGAAGCCATCATTTCCTCACTTGATGTGAAGAAAAAGAAAACGTATTCTCCTGCTCTTTATGACTTAACAGAACTTCAACGAGATGCCAACAAGCGCTATGGCTTCTCCGCCAAGGAAACCCTGAGCACCATGCAAAAGCTTTATGAGCAGCACAAAGTATTGACGTACCCAAGAACAGATTCACGCTACCTGTCTAGCGATATCGTGCCGACACTTTCTGAACGCTTGAAAGCTTGTGCCGTTAGCGATTACCGTTCGGTGGCCAATAAGATTTTAACTAAACCAATTAAAGCCTCAAGTTCATTTGTAAACGATGCCAAAGTATCGGATCATCACGCCATTATCCCAACTGAAGAAACGGTCAATCTGAGTGCTATGAATGATAAAGAACGAAAAATCTATGACCTTGTCGTTAAACGCTTCTTAGCTGTCTTACTTCCAGCTCATGAATTTGAGCAATTAACAGTTGTCACAAAAGTGGGCCCAGAAGAGTTCGTCGCTAAAGGAAAGACAGTTCTTCAAGAAGGCTGGCATGAAGTGATGCATTTGCAAGATGAGGATGACGAGGATGTAGCGGAACAACGTCTACCAAAACTCGAAAAGGGTCAGAAACTCACAATTGATTACGTGCGCCAAACGTCTGGACAAACAAAGCCTCCTGCACGTTTTACAGAGGCAACTTTATTAAGTGCCATGGAAAATCCATCTGGTTACTTAGAAGATTCGTCCAAACAATTAGCGGAAACCTTAAAGAAAACTGGTGGACTGGGAACAGTAGCCACTCGCGCAGATATCATTGAAAAGTTGTTCAACTCTTTCTTAATTGAGAAACGCGGAAAAGATCTGCACGTGACGTCTAAAGGCAAGCAACTTCTAGACCTGGTCCCTTCAGACCTTCGTTCTCCAGAGATGACTGCTGAATGGGAAACTCAACTAGAAGCTATAGCGACAGGCAAAAAGAAAAAAGATGTTTTTATTACAGAAATGAAGAAGTATACAGTTAAGATTGTCCAAGAAATCAAGTCTAGTGATGCCAAGTTCAAGCATGACAATGTCTCTTCTAAAACTTGTCCGGATTGCGGGAAACCAATGCTTGAAGTCAATGGGAAGAAAGGCAAGATGCTTGTCTGCCAAGACCGTGAGTGTGGGCATCGCAAAAACGTCTCCCGTGTGACAAACGCTCGCTGTCCACAGTGTAAAAAGAAACTTGAACTGCGTGGCGAAGGCGATGGACAGATTTTCGTGTGTAAGTGCGGACACCGTGAAAAGTTATCTGCATTCGAAGCACGTCGTAAGCAACAAGGCACGGGCAAAGCCGATAAGCGCAGTGTCCAGAAATTCATGAAAGAACAACAACAAGATGAGCCTGTCAACAATGCTTTGGCGGAAGCGTTAAAAGGTTTAAAGTTCGATAAATAG